In the Labrys wisconsinensis genome, one interval contains:
- the trbG gene encoding P-type conjugative transfer protein TrbG yields the protein MSATFRISGSPSFRLSGLAIALLSATMLAGCATYKPPSISYDNDVPPLPAVPAPVTEQPPRPLQTPPAWAPAHGGSAASTPTGRVQNANAAARVEPRREGYYNAIQIYPWSEGALYQVYAAPGQITNIALEPGESLTGAGPIAAGDTARWIIGDTESGAGLSRRVHILVKPTRTDITTNLVITTDRRMYMLELRAGTTPYMPAVAWAYPAPPAWQRTKVPAMPIIPAATARNYRYGITGDTPPWRPVGVYDDGRRVYVEFPRGIAQGEMPPIFVLGSDGEAQIVNSRIYHNILIVDRIFGAAELRLGSGDRQQTVRIVRTDGKPAS from the coding sequence ATGAGCGCCACCTTCCGCATCTCCGGTTCTCCGTCTTTCCGTCTTTCCGGTTTGGCGATTGCGCTCCTGTCAGCAACCATGCTGGCCGGATGCGCGACATATAAGCCGCCCTCAATCAGCTACGACAACGACGTGCCGCCGCTGCCGGCCGTGCCGGCGCCGGTGACGGAGCAACCGCCGCGTCCTCTCCAGACGCCGCCCGCTTGGGCGCCCGCGCACGGCGGAAGCGCCGCCAGCACGCCGACCGGTCGGGTTCAAAACGCCAATGCCGCCGCCCGCGTCGAACCACGACGCGAGGGCTACTACAACGCGATCCAGATTTATCCGTGGAGTGAAGGCGCGCTTTATCAGGTTTATGCCGCTCCCGGTCAGATCACCAACATCGCGCTCGAGCCGGGCGAAAGCCTGACCGGCGCCGGTCCGATCGCCGCCGGCGACACCGCCCGCTGGATTATCGGTGATACCGAAAGCGGAGCGGGCCTGTCGCGTCGCGTCCACATCCTGGTGAAGCCGACGCGCACCGACATCACGACCAACCTCGTCATCACGACCGATCGACGCATGTACATGCTCGAGCTGAGAGCGGGCACTACGCCTTACATGCCGGCCGTCGCATGGGCCTATCCCGCGCCTCCAGCGTGGCAGCGCACGAAGGTCCCGGCGATGCCGATCATCCCCGCCGCTACCGCGCGTAACTACCGATATGGCATCACTGGCGACACGCCGCCGTGGCGGCCGGTCGGCGTCTATGATGACGGGCGGCGCGTTTATGTCGAGTTTCCGCGCGGGATCGCGCAGGGCGAGATGCCGCCTATCTTCGTCCTCGGCTCCGACGGCGAAGCGCAGATCGTCAATAGCCGCATCTACCACAACATCCTGATCGTCGACCGCATCTTCGGCGCCGCGGAGCTGCGCCTCGGCAGCGGCGACCGGCAGCAGACCGTCAGGATCGTGCGAACCGATGGGAAGCCTGCATCATGA
- a CDS encoding TrbI/VirB10 family protein, protein MSDTENDTPEPQHQSAPAADSTAPMRLRAEPPRVTRLSRKVLASVGLVASIGVGGALIYALQTRDHGKAAEELYSTDNRATADGLAGLPRDYTGPVLGPALPGDLGRPIVKAQNRGQPVTPPAMSATPRVDPEEQRRLAEIEAARTSRVFFQSGPRSTPATPAGMTNPGLAGLGAIPQPGAPTAQDRQLAFLNAPVDRRTVAADRVMAPVSPYVLQAGAVISAALITGIRSDLPGQITAQVTENIYDSPTGHILLVPQGTRIIGEYSNDVGYGQRRVLLVWSRLIFPNGRSIVLERQPGADPMGYAGLEDSVDYHWWDLAKAAGLSTLLSVGSELAVDDDDRLLRAIRNGGQDTINDAGQQIIRRQLRVAPTLTIRPGFPVRVIVTRDLILEPYGS, encoded by the coding sequence ATGAGCGACACCGAGAACGACACCCCCGAACCGCAGCACCAATCGGCGCCCGCCGCCGATTCAACCGCGCCCATGCGCCTGCGCGCCGAACCGCCGCGCGTCACGCGCCTGTCGCGCAAGGTCCTGGCAAGTGTCGGCCTTGTCGCCAGCATCGGTGTCGGTGGAGCGCTCATCTACGCGCTCCAGACCCGCGACCACGGCAAAGCCGCCGAGGAACTCTATTCGACGGACAACCGAGCGACCGCCGACGGGCTCGCGGGATTGCCTCGCGACTACACCGGTCCCGTGCTCGGTCCGGCGCTGCCCGGAGACCTCGGCCGCCCCATCGTCAAGGCGCAGAACCGCGGCCAGCCCGTTACGCCGCCCGCGATGTCGGCGACGCCGCGCGTTGACCCCGAAGAGCAACGTCGTCTCGCAGAGATCGAAGCGGCACGCACCAGCCGCGTGTTCTTCCAAAGCGGGCCGAGATCGACGCCGGCGACGCCCGCAGGCATGACCAATCCCGGTCTTGCCGGCCTTGGAGCTATCCCGCAGCCTGGTGCTCCCACAGCGCAGGATCGCCAGCTTGCGTTCCTCAACGCGCCTGTCGATCGTCGTACCGTCGCCGCCGATCGAGTCATGGCGCCCGTGTCGCCCTATGTGCTGCAGGCCGGCGCCGTCATTTCGGCCGCCCTCATTACCGGCATTCGCTCCGATCTGCCGGGCCAGATCACCGCGCAGGTGACCGAGAACATCTACGACAGTCCGACCGGCCACATCCTCCTCGTTCCGCAAGGCACCCGCATCATCGGTGAATACAGCAATGACGTTGGCTACGGACAGCGTCGTGTTCTGCTTGTGTGGAGCCGTCTGATCTTCCCGAACGGCCGTTCCATCGTGCTCGAGCGCCAGCCCGGCGCCGATCCGATGGGTTATGCGGGCCTGGAAGATAGCGTCGACTATCACTGGTGGGATCTCGCCAAGGCCGCAGGACTTTCGACCTTGCTGTCCGTCGGCTCTGAACTCGCCGTCGACGACGACGACCGGCTTCTCCGCGCCATCCGCAACGGCGGCCAGGACACGATCAACGACGCCGGCCAGCAAATCATTCGGCGTCAGCTCCGGGTGGCCCCGACGCTGACGATCCGGCCAGGCTTCCCGGTCCGGGTCATCGTCACGCGCGATCTCATCCTCGAGCCTTACGGGAGCTGA
- a CDS encoding DUF2274 domain-containing protein has protein sequence MTKLKLGPIADEKPVKVTLELPASLHRDLAAYAEILGRETNHPPTDPIRLIVPMLQRFIATDRAFAKARRSMGAGKADT, from the coding sequence ATGACAAAGCTGAAACTAGGCCCCATCGCCGACGAAAAACCGGTCAAGGTGACGCTGGAACTGCCCGCCAGCCTCCATCGCGATCTTGCGGCCTATGCCGAGATCCTTGGTCGGGAGACCAATCATCCACCAACCGATCCCATTCGGCTGATAGTACCCATGTTGCAGCGCTTCATCGCCACTGATCGGGCTTTTGCGAAGGCGCGACGTTCTATGGGGGCCGGAAAAGCAGATACCTAA